The following are from one region of the Magallana gigas chromosome 4, xbMagGiga1.1, whole genome shotgun sequence genome:
- the LOC136275052 gene encoding uncharacterized protein produces the protein MDNCASMGANRLLSDEQIHQFITSTVLPHHRSLTRNGPRVKERYPEPEATTCANKEPEIVNPTPLVKSETFIEANRLLSDEQIHQFITSTVLPHHRSLTRNDSRVCERYPETEVATSNYRRPEIDITTPPVKSGTYMYKEVSI, from the exons ATGGATAACTGCGCATCTATGGGG GCTAATCGACTTTTGAGTGATGAACAGATTCATCAGTTTATAACTTCCACAGTGCTCCCCCACCATCGTTCGCTGACCAGAAATGGACCG aGAGTGAAAGAGCGTTATCCGGAACCGGAAGCAACCACTTGTGCTAACAAGGAACCGGAAATAGTCAACCCGACTCCACTCGTCAAGTCTGAGACTTTCATAGAG gCAAATCGTCTTTTGAGTGATGAACAGATTCATCAGTTTATAACGTCCACAGTACTTCCTCACCATCGTTCGCTGACCAGAAATGATTCG CGAGTGTGTGAGCGTTACCCGGAAACGGAAGTTGCCACTAGTAATTACAGGAGACCGGAAATTGACATCACGACTCCACCCGTCAAGTCagggacatacatgtacaaagaggTCTCGATATGA
- the LOC105346845 gene encoding plasma alpha-L-fucosidase, protein MATDNRKFYLHPILISICITCVVCYEPNWNSLDTRKNPEWYDEGKIGIFLHWGVYSVPGNMVWFWYYWQRQKLPEYVQFMKDHYPPNFQYADFAPQFRAEFFDADEWAKIFKDAGARYVVLTTKHHEGFTLWPSKYSFNWNAMSVGPKRDLVGEFSNAIKKSGLRLGLYHSLYEWFNPLYMKDKANNFTTKEFVEAKTMPELYELVNTYHPDYIWSDGAPWDSGNSSYWNAPEFIAWLYNDSPVRYTVVTNDRWGMDVSCKHGGVLTCSDRYNPGKLKNRKWENAFTIDKKSWGFRRNAPLSDFMTIQEILHQVITTVSYGGNALIDVGPTPYGTIPPIFQERLKQLGSWLRVNGEGIYRTVPWVHQNDTVNPHVWYTVSKYSSVLVYAFLLEWPDNNIVKLGAPEPSNKTVVYLVGYPDPIPWKAGPNGGIQLTIPNIPLPQMPCMWAWAFRLVDLSN, encoded by the exons ATGGCGACAGACAACaggaaattttatttacatcccATTTTAATCAGCATTTGCATCACCTGTGTAGTTTGTTACGAACCAAACTGGAATTCCCTAGACACAAGAAAAAACCCCGAGTGGTATGATGAGGGTAAGATCGGGATTTTCCTCCACTGGGGTGTGTACAGCGTCCCTGGAAACATGGTCTGGTTCTGGTACTACTGGCAGAGACAGAAGCTGCCCGAATATGTTCAGTTCATGAAAGATCATTACCCGCCAAACTTCCAGTATGCAGACTTCGCTCCGCAATTCCGTGCCGAGTTCTTTGATGCTGATGAATGGGCGAAAATCTTTAAAGATGCTGGGGCAAG GTACGTTGTTCTGACCACTAAACACCATGAAGGATTCACCTTGTGGCCCTCCAAATATTCATTTAACTGGAATGCTATGAGTGTTGGGCCTAAAAGAGACCTCGTTG GGGAGTTCTCTAATGCTATAAAGAAGTCTGGCCTACGCCTCGGTCTTTACCACTCCTTGTACGAATGGTTCAACCCTCTGTATATGAAAGATAAAGCAAACAACTTCACCACAAAAGAATTTGTTGAG GCTAAGACCATGCCCGAGCTGTATGAGTTGGTGAACACCTACCACCCTGACTACATCTGGTCGGACGGGGCTCCCTGGGACAGCGGAAACAGTTCCTACTGGAACGCCCCTGAGTTTATTGCCTGGCTCTACAATGACAG TCCGGTGAGATATACAGTAGTGACCAATGATCGCTGGGGTATGGATGTTTCCTGTAAACATGGCGGAGTGCTGACCTGTTCAGACAGATACAACcctg GCAAGTTGAAGAACAGAAAATGGGAGAATGCTTTTACAATAGACAAAAAGAGCTGGGGCTTCAGAAGGAATGCCCCTCTGTCTGACTTTATGACGATACAGGAAATACTCCATCAGGTCATCACTACAGTCAG CTATGGAGGCAATGCTTTGATTGATGTTGGTCCAACACCATACGGCACAATTCCACCCATATTTCAAGAGAGACTGAAGCAGTTAGGGAGCTGGCTGAGAGTGAATGGTGAGGGGATATACAGAACCGTGCCCTGGGTACATCAGAATGACACTGTCAATCCACATGTGTg gTACACAGTTTCAAAGTATTCCTCTGTGCTGGTGTATGCATTTTTACTGGAGTGGCCAGATAACAACATTGTAAAGCTTGGAGCTCCTGAGCCTTCCAATAAAACTGTCGTATATTTAGTGGGTTATCCCGACCCCATTCCATGGAAGGCTGGACCTAATGGGGGAATACAACTCACTATTCCAAACATTCCTCTCCCTCAGATGCCCTGCATGTGGGCTTGGGCTTTCAGATTGGTTGATCTCAGCAATTAG
- the LOC105347037 gene encoding uncharacterized protein, protein MMASPETDQGQHFVECDLCQKPVSFFCRRCGSNLCDACVPVHLRLKSKTGHEVVDYGSRSDDHTNFCDSHPKHKCSAYCKTCDAPICMLCISLTHKSHELSDLSDRIEQLLNVITRENDRLQSNKREIEAVLYQTSEHLSSLPSFYNQRKERVTALGEEWHKQIEKTVITLRQKLDEMQKEHEAILQKQKKELEDMVRKVDEINRKATTLRYSKNVMEMQTLVAEIENPEILSEFSNYTLPTFRECKIDANYMQTYFEHVDKMQGQMISFLEKKFKEKCFSGRKILNSPKIISALDSGFPADKVCKNRLYDMAVTDDNKVWMVGHSKELMLFDLQENLHHTVSITCKGLYLCMYNKQVVYSDIKSKAVKRLSLTGTEATMFTTGDWFPRGITSTSSGNLLVCLDKDGVSKVVRYSSTGTVLQEIQYDSHCQPLYKEATYITENINGDIIVTDWKKNAVIVVDELGIFRYSYVGRDNYFVVSSVATDSDGQVIVTDYGGNRIHMLDIGGQFLRYVIPEGGVKRPRAICILGNGEMLVGGNLDGVAKRIRYLKE, encoded by the coding sequence ATGATGGCATCTCCTGAAACGGATCAAGGCCAACATTTTGTGGAGTGTGATCTCTGCCAGAAACCAGTCTCGTTCTTCTGCAGACGATGTGGATCCAACCTCTGTGACGCTTGTGTTCCTGTTCACTTACGTTTAAAATCGAAAACAGGCCATGAAGTCGTGGATTATGGCAGCAGGAGTGATGACCACACCAATTTTTGTGATTCTCACCCAAAACACAAATGCTCTGCGTACTGCAAAACTTGTGATGCTCCGATATGCATGCTTTGCATTTCTCTCACACACAAATCGCACGAATTATCCGATCTGTCCGATAGAATAGAACAACTTTTAAATGTCATCACGAGGGAAAATGATCGACTTCAGTCAAACAAACGTGAAATAGAAGCAGTTCTCTATCAAACGAGTGAACATTTGTCATCGCTACCTTCGTTTTACAATCAGAGGAAAGAAAGAGTTACAGCACTGGGGGAAGAGTGGCACAAACAGATTGAGAAAACTGTTATAACGCTGCGCCAGAAACTGGACGAAATGCAGAAGGAGCACGAAGCAATACTTCAGAAACAAAAGAAGGAGTTGGAAGATATGGTCAGAAAAGTCGATGAAATAAATAGAAAAGCGACAACATTACGATATTCAAAAAACGTCATGGAGATGCAAACTCTGGTAGCAGAGATTGAAAATCCGGAAATATTGAGTGAATTCTCAAATTATACGCTTCCAACTTTCCGTGAATGTAAAATAGATGCAAATTACATGCAAACTTATTTCGAACACGTTGATAAAATGCAAGGACAAATGATCTCATTCTTAGAGaagaaattcaaagaaaaatgtttctctggtagaaaaatattaaactcGCCAAAGATTATTTCTGCTCTGGACTCTGGCTTCCCAGCTGATAAAGTTTGTAAGAATCGCCTGTATGACATGGCCGTTACCGACGATAACAAAGTGTGGATGGTAGGACATAGCAAAGAACTGATGCTGTTTGATCTCCAAGAAAACCTCCACCACACTGTCAGTATTACTTGCAAAGGTCTGTACTTGTGTATGTACAACAAGCAAGTAGTGTACAGTGATATCAAAAGCAAAGCCGTGAAAAGGTTATCTTTAACTGGGACTGAGGCGACGATGTTTACAACCGGAGACTGGTTTCCTCGTGGAATCACGAGCACCTCGTCCGGTAATCTGCTGGTCTGCCTCGATAAAGACGGTGTATCCAAAGTGGTTCGATACAGCAGTACCGGGACCGTGCTCCAGGAAATCCAGTACGACTCTCATTGCCAACCTCTTTACAAAGAGGCCACTTATATCACTGAGAATATCAACGGAGACATCATCGTTACTGATTGGAAGAAAAATGCAGTCATTGTTGTCGATGAATTGGGCATATTCCGGTATTCATACGTGGGAAGGGACAATTATTTCGTTGTTTCTTCGGTAGCGACCGATTCTGACGGCCAGGTCATCGTTACAGATTATGGCGGGAATCGGATTCACATGTTAGACATAGGCGGGCAATTCCTGAGATACGTCATTCCTGAAGGAGGAGTAAAAAGACCTCGCGCCATCTGTATCCTTGGTAACGGTGAGATGTTAGTAGGAGGAAATCTAGATGGTGTCGCAAAGAGAATCAGATActtaaaagaatga
- the LOC117682216 gene encoding tripartite motif-containing protein 2-like has translation MDPRHSAQDVHRCDLCETAIVHNYCDFCHVNLCIPCIGKHISDGYDKHKIVPFQERRSTLIYPKCETHQQKNCEFQCKDCNIFVCSSCTASEQHRGHIFEDVSNVYKTKKENIEKDTEELVNLISPSYEEIARDLENQLVNLDGGYEKLTTTMSKQGEQWHKEIDIVINKMKTEISEIKVKHRDILQKHLDEIKQIQSLIKHTLLAIKEIEKSTEVSPIIEYSSRIREFSKIPPKVQVSLPTFMPKSINREKLYSLFGQITPLSTATEEKNLSLNQPKTSVGVLLDKPELVTTIQTGHEKLRNVTCLNDGSIWTSGETNDIKCFNTKGLLLQTIQKKSGKYPNDIAVDSDGDLLYTSGVTKTVYTVKNGQTEELIRLQRWKPNQLCVTSTGDLLVTMYSDDYTQSKVVHYSGSTEKQTIQFDDEGKPLYSGNANTKYIRENRNHDICVADSEFRAVVVVNQGGKLRWRYTGHPSVTKNKPFKPYCITTDSQCHILTTDTNNHRIHILDQKGQFLRYIDSCDLKYPWGLCVDNNDNLFVCDYFIGNVKKIKFLK, from the coding sequence ATGGATCCCCGTCATAGTGCCCAGGATGTGcaccgatgtgacctttgtgagaccgccatagtacacaactactgtgacttttgtcatgtcaacctaTGCATACCTTGTATAGGCAAACACATCTCAGATGGTTATGATAAACATAAAATTGTCCCTTTTCAAGAACGAAGATCAACCCTCATTTATCCAAAATGTGAAACACATCAAcagaaaaattgtgaatttcaatGCAAAGATTGCAACATCTTTGTTTGTTCTTCTTGTACTGCATCTGAGCAACACAGAGGACATATTTTCGAAGATGTTTCAAATGTTTACAagacaaagaaagaaaatattgaaaaagataCAGAGGAGTTAGTAAACCTTATTTCTCCTTCATATGAAGAAATTGCACGCGACTTGGAAAATCAGCTTGTCAACctggatggaggatatgagaaacttacaacaacaatgtccaaacaaggagagcaatggcacaAAGAAATCGACATCgttatcaacaaaatgaaaactgaaataagCGAGATAAAAGTGAAACACAGAGACATTCTACAGAAACATTTGGATGAAATTAAACAGATACAGTCTCTCATAAAGCACACACTACTCGCCATTAAAGAAATCGAGAAATCCACTGAAGTATCTCCAATCATTGAATACAGCTCTAGGATTAGAGAGTTCAGCAAGATTCCGCCCAAGGTTCAGGTATCACTGCCAACATTCATGCCAAAATCAATAAACCGCGAGAAGCTGTATAGTTTATTTGGACAGATCACCCCGTTATCTACTGCtacagaagaaaaaaacttGTCATTGAACCAACCCAAAACTTCAGTCGGAGTACTACTGGACAAACCGGAGCTTGTTACCACAATACAGACTGGGCATGAAAAACTACGCAATGTTACCTGTCTGAATGATGGTAGTATATGGACGAGTGGAGAGACCAATGATATCAAATGCTTCAACACTAAAGGTTTACTCCTTCAGACAATCCAGAAAAAATCAGGGAAATACCCCAATGATATAGCTGTAGACAGTGATGGTGATCTACTGTATACTAGTGGGGTAACAAAGACAGTGTATACAGTAAAGAATGGACAGACAGAAGAGTTGATCAGATTACAGAGATGGAAGCCTAATCAGctgtgtgtcacctctactggtgatctcctggttacTATGTACAGTGATGATTACactcaatccaaagttgtccaCTACTCGGgatccacagagaaacaaacaattcaatttgatgatgaaGGTAAACCTCTGTACTCAGGGAATGCTAATACTAAATACATCAGagagaacagaaaccatgacatctgtgtagctgacagTGAGTttcgtgcagtagtggtggttaatcaggGCGGcaaactcagatggagatacaccGGTCATCCCTCAGTTACCAAGAACAAACCATTTAAACCCTATtgtatcacaacagacagtcaaTGTCATATCCTGACAACAGACACTAACAACCATCgtatccacattctggatcagaaaggacagtttctccgttacattgataGCTGTGATCTGAAGTATCcttggggtttatgtgtggacaataatgacaatctATTTGTGTGCGACTATTTTATAggcaatgtaaaaaaaatcaaatttttgaaatag
- the LOC105320344 gene encoding plasma alpha-L-fucosidase, translating to MMATVNSNDYLSTILISICITCALCYEPNWNSLDTRKNPEWYDEGKIGIFLHWGVYSVPGNMVWFWYYWKGQKLPEFVQFMKDHYPPNFQYADFAPQFRAEFFDADEWAKIFKDAGARYVVLTTKHHEGFTLWPSKYSYNWNAMSVGPKRDLVGEFSNAIKKSGLHLGLYHSLFEWFNPLYIKDKANNFNTQDFVTTKTMPELYELVNTYHPDYVWSDGVPSDSGNSSYWNAPEFVAWLYNESPVKQRVVTNDRWGIDTMCKHGGVLTCTDRYNPGKLKKRKWENAFTIDKKSWGFRRNAVLSDFMTMEEILYQVITTVSCGGNALIDAGPTPYGTIPPIFQERLKQLGSWLRVNGEGIYRTVPWVHQNDTVNPHVWYTVSKYSSVLVYAFLLEWPDNNIVKLGAPEPSNKTVVYLVGYPDPIPWKAGPNGGIQLTIPNIPLPQMPCMWAWAFRLIDLSN from the exons ATGATGGCGACTGTCAACAGTAATGATTATTTAAGTACCATTTTAATCAGCATTTGCATCACCTGTGCGTTATGTTACGAACCAAACTGGAATTCCCTAGACACAAGAAAAAACCCCGAGTGGTATGATGAGGGTAAGATCGGGATTTTCCTCCACTGGGGTGTGTACAGCGTCCCTGGAAACATGGTCTGGTTCTGGTATTACTGGAAAGGACAGAAACTGCCCGAATTTGTTCAGTTCATGAAGGATCATTATCCGCCAAATTTCCAGTATGCAGACTTCGCTCCGCAATTCCGTGCTGAGTTCTTTGATGCTGATGAATGGgcaaaaatctttaaagatgCTGGGGCAAG GTACGTTGTTCTGACCACTAAACACCATGAAGGATTCACCTTGTGGCCCTCCAAATATTCATATAACTGGAATGCTATGAGTGTTGGGCCTAAAAGAGACCTTGTTG GTGAATTCTCTAATGCAATAAAGAAGTCTGGCTTACACCTTGGTCTGTACCACTCCTTGTTTGAATGGTTCAACCCTCTGTACATAAAAGATAAAGCAAACAACTTCAACACCCAAGACTTTGTCACG ACTAAGACCATGCCTGAGCTGTATGAGCTGGTGAACACCTACCACCCTGACTATGTGTGGTCAGATGGAGTTCCCTCGGACAGCGGAAACAGTTCCTACTGGAATGCCCCAGAATTTGTTGCCTGGCTGTACAATGAAAG TCCAGTGAAACAGAGAGTAGTGACCAATGATCGGTGGGGGATTGACACAATGTGTAAACATGGCGGCGTGTTGACGTGTACAGACAGATACAACCCTG GAAAGTTAAAGAAGAGAAAATGGGAGAATGCTTTTACAATAGACAAAAAGAGCTGGGGTTTCCGAAGGAATGCCGTCCTGTCCGACTTCATGACAATGGAGGAAATACTCTATCAGGTTATCACTACAGtcag TTGTGGAGGAAATGCTTTGATTGATGCTGGCCCAACACCATATGGCACAATTCCACCCATATTTCAAGAGAGACTGAAGCAGTTAGGGAGCTGGCTGAGAGTGAATGGTGAGGGGATATACAGAACCGTGCCCTGGGTACATCAGAATGACACTGTCAATCCACATGTGTg GTACACAGTGTCCAAGTATTCCTCTGTACTGGTGTATGCATTTTTGCTGGAGTGGCCAGACAATAACATTGTAAAGCTGGGAGCTCCTGAGCCTTCCAATAAAACTGTTGTATATTTAGTGGGTTATCCTGACCCCATTCCATGGAAGGCTGGACCTAATGGGGGAATACAACTAACCATTCCAAACATTCCTCTCCCTCAGATGCCCTGCATGTGGGCTTGGGCTTTTAGATTGATTGATCTCAGCAATTAG
- the LOC105320342 gene encoding flavin-containing monooxygenase 5, whose amino-acid sequence MNDMTMRVAIIGGGCCGLTAIKACTEAGLQPVCFERTDDICGLWRFTEDVIEGKGSVAKSTIIKTSKEMTAFSDFPPPPEFPVYMHQEYVCTYFRMYADKFDLKKYIRFKSEIERVSKSEDFVETGRWKLKIKDTTTGVSTVETFDAVVVCTGHHAYKHYAKFPGMEKFKGEIVHTHDYKYSAPYKNKKAIVVGVGNSGIDAAVDLSHVTSPVYLSTRRGAWVQRNIGPKGVPGDFVTTTRWNSYLESILPQSWTDSANERRVNQNFDHTLYSVKPKHRISGQHPSLNDDLPLRLASGSVKMKPNIKRFTESHVEFDDGSIVTNVDVVVLATGYDYGYPFIDKDVVDVQENVLDFYLYEFLPDLEKQTMAFIGCIQPTGAIMPIAELQCRYAMQVFKGEKTLPSPANMWADIKRRRSAMRGRYVNTQRHTIQVDYITFIDEMASKVGCKPNILRYLVTNPVFAMKLIFGPCTAYQYRLRGPNSWEGAKKAIENQWERTEKATMIKDPPAVERQGWGMPGLYTMAGVILLAVLIRVFYR is encoded by the exons ATGAACGACATGACAATGAGGGTGGCTATAATTGGTGGGGGATGCTGCGGACTTACGGCCATCAAAGCCTGCACTGAGGCGGGACTCCAGCCGGTCTGCTTTGAGAGAACAGACGACATTTGCGGTTTATGGCGGTTTACGGAAGATGTAATCGAAGGGAAAGGGTCAGTGGCCAAGTCCACCATCATCAAAACCAGCAAAGAGATGACGGCCTTCAGTGACTTCCCGCCACCCCCGGAATTTCCGGTTTACATGCACCAAGAGTACGTCTGCACGTACTTCCGGATGTACGCAGACAAGTTTGATCTAAAGAAATACATACGATTTAAGTCCGAAATAGAACGCGTATCCAAAAGTGAGGATTTTGTAGAGACGGGGAGATGGAAACTTAAAATCAAGGACACGACAACAGGGGTTTCTACCGTGGAGACATTTGATGCGGTGGTGGTATGCACCGGTCATCATGCTTACAAGCATTACGCGAAATTTCCAG gaatgGAAAAATTCAAAGGAGAAATAGTTCATACCCACGACTACAAATATTCCGCtccgtacaaaaacaaaaaggccATAGTTGTGGGCGTTGGGAATTCCGGAATTGACGCAGCCGTCGATCTAAGTCACGTGACATCTCCC GTGTATTTGAGTACAAGGCGTGGTGCTTGGGTCCAGCGGAATATCGGTCCAAAAGGTGTACCCGGGGACTTCGTCACAACGACCCGCTGGAACAGTTACCTGGAATCTATTCTACCCCAGTCATGGACAGATTCAGCCAACGAGCGAAGAGTAAACCAAaa TTTTGACCATACCTTGTATTCGGTAAAACCAAAACACCGGATCTCCGGTCAGCATCCCTCACTGAATGACGACTTGCCCCTCCGCCTGGCCTCGGGCTCCGTCAAGATGAAGCCCAACATCAAGCGCTTTACCGAATCACATGTGGAATTTGATGACGGCAGCATTGTCACCAATGTTGACGTAGTGGTTCTAGCAACAG GCTATGATTATGGGTATCCATTTATTGACAAAGATGTAGTGGATGTTCAAGAGAATGTTTTGGATTTTTATTTGTACGAGTTTCTGCCCGACTTGGAGAAGCAGACGATGGCGTTCATTGGTTGCATCCAACCTACCGGCGCCATCATGCCTATTGCAGAGTTGCAGTGTAGATATGCTATGCAAGTCTTCAAG GGCGAAAAGACACTGCCCTCTCCGGCAAATATGTGGGCGGACATTAAGAGACGGAGGAGTGCCATGAGGGGCAGGTACGTCAACACCCAGCGGCACACCATACAGGTGGACTACATCACGTTCATCGACGAGATGGCCTCCAAAGTGGGATGCAAGCCAAACATAC TCAGGTACCTGGTGACTAATCCTGTGTTTGCGATGAAGCTAATCTTTGGACCATGCACCGCCTATCAATACAGACTGAGGGGACCGAATTCCTGGGAGGGGGCAAAGAAAGCCATAGAAAACCAGTGGGAACGTACGGAGAAAGCCACCATGATCAAAGATCCCCCCGCGGTCGAGAGACAGGGGTGGGGAATGCCTGGTCTGTACACCATGGCCGGGGTCATTCTGCTGGCGGTTCTCATCCGGGTGTTTTACCGGTAG
- the LOC105348674 gene encoding uncharacterized protein: MRNQFLPNVVQMVLQNTELEPTRTVERMAQRWANQLLSDEQIHPFIESTVLPHHRRLTNPHKSSFTTNQKKRPISCEENLNRQCAVVQGPPQANDILKRTQTENKVVPGTLPAHQRGLHQGTQRQATGVLKEIHIPETNNVIQQMQVRTTRVSYGGSEILGIPREIRRESSEETCIPCIPEIVSVLHEIPGEAIWESPETVDVRPEMHEEVVVAPLKDIETPRTQYDVSAPQREDQKEESSSHIQGQSTKVHVLLQATANVKQTRRKQKLAKWTALKDKEKHKHKALVSCRKKAKKILSLGIVRKSHKFSRRYMRKIPQRVTSSGKKTPSHKKVPLQNDGQNGELVENDVKKFLKKFSQDKLNISPREPSEFHVSVNPSPWDPEHIPVSIDRHSRQDLTGSEHFLPCQDCYIDLDLFL, from the exons ATGAGAAATCAATTTTTACCGAATGTCGTTCAAATGGTTTTACAGAACACCGAGCTCGAGCCAACTCGTACAGTTGAGAGAATGGCGCAACGTTGG GCAAACCAGCTGCTGAGTGATGAACAAATTCATCCGTTTATAGAATCAACAGTGCTTCCTCATCATCGCAGGCTTACCAACCCTCATAAATCG AGTTTCACAACAAATCAGAAAAAGAGGCCTATAAGTTGTGAAGAGAATTTAAACAGACAGTGCGCAGTAGTACAGGGGCCTCCCCAGGCAAACGACATACTCAAGAGGACCCAAACGGAGAACAAAGTGGTCCCGGGGACATTACCTGCCCATCAGAGAGGTCTACATCAGGGAACTCAAAGACAGGCCACAGGGGTCTTAAAAGAAATTCATATACCTGAAACAAACAATGTCATACAGCAAATGCAAGTTCGAACCACCAGGGTCTCTTACGGAGGGTCTGAGATACTCGGCATTCCACGGGAAATCCGAAGGGAGAGCTCCGAGGAAACATGTATTCCATGTATTCCCGAGATCGTCAGTGTCCTGCATGAAATTCCTGGAGAGGCAATTTGGGAATCTCCCGAGACAGTTGATGTCCGACCGGAAATGCACGAAGAGGTCGTGGTAGCCCCTCTGAAAGACATTGAGACACCGAGAACACAGTATGATGTTAGTGCTCCTCAGAGAGAAGACCAGAAGGAGGAATCATCGAGTCATATTCAGGGTCAAAGtaccaaagtacatgtactactgcAGGCTACTGCTAATGTTAAGCAGACACGTCGTAAG CAAAAATTGGCTAAGTGGACTGCGTTAAAAGACAAAGAAAAACATAAACACAAGGCTCTTGTTAGCTGTAGAAAGAAGGCAAAGAAAATCCTTAGTCTAGGAATTGTACGGAAAAGTCACAAGTTCAGTAGAAGGTACATGAGGAAAATTCCACAGCGTGTTACATCATCTGGGAAAAAGACACCCTCCCACAAAAAG GTCCCGTTGCAGAATGATGGACAAAATGGTGAACTTGTGGAAAACGACGTAAAGAAATTTCTAAAGAAGTTTTCTCAGGACAAACTAAACATCTCTCCTCGCGAGCCATCAGAGTTCCATGTATCCGTAAATCCATCACCCTGGGACCCAGAGCACATCCCCGTGTCTATAGACCGGCATTCCCGTCAGGATCTCACTGGCTCAGAGCACTTCCTTCCTTGCCAGGATTGCTACATTGACCTTGACCTGTTTCTTTAA